From one Catenuloplanes nepalensis genomic stretch:
- a CDS encoding methyltransferase domain-containing protein encodes MAVRLLARTLRGLEEVAAAEVTERGLGRVDRSRHREVWFTADRADPRLLDLRTVDDLFLLAASVDDVGHTKADLARFTAAARAVDPGELLRQRALLGFGAAATGVDVAASFLGKRNYNRYDIEDAAGLELARATGLPYHSRRGGDAPPEGTLSFRVTVEGTRAALALRAGDRPLHRRSYKQASTPGTLHPPLAAAMALLADVRPADTVLDPCCGTGTILIEAGGLAPGARLIGMDHDPRALAAATANAALTGTDATWLRGDAARLPIGTGRIDRVVSNPPWDRQVPARGTLAGRPARLYREIRRVLPAGGRAVLLLHEAEKQLTSVKAAELRVREVQPLSLFGSHPSIVTLTG; translated from the coding sequence GTGGCGGTGCGTTTGCTGGCGAGGACCCTGCGCGGGCTCGAGGAGGTCGCCGCCGCGGAGGTGACCGAGCGCGGCCTCGGCCGGGTCGACCGCAGCCGTCACCGCGAGGTGTGGTTCACCGCGGACCGGGCCGATCCCCGCCTGCTGGACCTGCGCACCGTCGACGACCTGTTCCTGCTGGCCGCGTCCGTCGACGACGTCGGGCACACCAAGGCCGACCTGGCTCGGTTCACCGCCGCCGCCCGTGCGGTCGACCCGGGTGAGCTGCTGCGGCAACGCGCGCTCCTCGGCTTCGGCGCGGCCGCGACCGGCGTGGACGTCGCCGCGTCGTTCCTCGGCAAGCGCAACTACAACCGCTACGACATCGAGGACGCGGCCGGTCTCGAGCTGGCGCGCGCGACCGGCCTGCCGTATCACTCGCGGCGCGGTGGTGACGCTCCGCCGGAGGGCACGCTGTCGTTCCGGGTCACGGTCGAGGGCACCCGGGCCGCGCTGGCCCTGCGCGCCGGCGACCGGCCGCTGCACCGCCGGAGCTACAAGCAGGCGTCGACGCCGGGCACGCTGCACCCGCCGCTCGCCGCCGCCATGGCGCTGCTGGCGGACGTCCGGCCGGCGGACACCGTGCTGGACCCGTGCTGCGGGACCGGCACCATCCTGATCGAGGCCGGCGGCCTGGCCCCGGGCGCGCGACTGATCGGCATGGACCACGACCCGCGCGCGCTCGCCGCGGCCACGGCGAACGCGGCGCTCACCGGGACGGACGCGACCTGGCTCCGCGGGGACGCGGCCCGGCTGCCGATCGGCACCGGCCGGATCGACCGGGTGGTGAGCAACCCGCCGTGGGACCGTCAGGTGCCCGCCCGCGGCACACTGGCCGGCCGGCCGGCCCGGCTCTACCGGGAGATCCGCCGGGTGCTGCCCGCCGGGGGACGCGCCGTCCTGCTGCTGCACGAGGCGGAGAAGCAGCTCACCTCGGTGAAGGCGGCCGAGCTGCGGGTGCGCGAGGTCCAGCCGCTGAGCCTGTTCGGCAGCCACCCGTCGATCGTCACGCTCACCGGCTGA
- a CDS encoding TrmH family RNA methyltransferase, with protein MSKIKNDSRSRGTELRVERRNARFQQWEALLTNRNTRHRLGEFLVQGVRPINEAVARGWPIRALLHAGDLRSNWARELVAGPVADEVVRLSPELLRDLTEKDEDTAELTAVVAIPPDDLSRIRPRPDGVVVVLDRPISPGNVGSLLRSADALGADGVVVAGRAADLYDPKTVRASRGSLFAVPAVRAETPAAVLDWLRATGTMTLVGTSEDAVTDIWDHDFTGPTAIVVGNETSGMSSFWAQNCDAVIRIPMVGSASSFNATVAASITLYEITRQRA; from the coding sequence ATGTCCAAGATCAAGAACGACTCGCGAAGTCGTGGCACAGAACTTCGGGTGGAGCGCCGCAACGCCCGCTTCCAGCAGTGGGAGGCGCTGCTGACCAACCGGAACACCCGGCACCGCCTGGGTGAGTTCCTGGTGCAGGGCGTGCGCCCGATCAACGAGGCGGTCGCCCGCGGCTGGCCGATCCGGGCGTTGCTGCACGCCGGGGACCTGCGGTCGAACTGGGCCCGCGAACTGGTCGCGGGGCCGGTCGCCGACGAGGTGGTCCGGCTCTCCCCCGAGCTGCTGCGCGACCTCACCGAGAAGGACGAGGACACCGCCGAGCTGACCGCCGTCGTCGCGATCCCGCCGGACGACCTCAGCCGGATCCGGCCCCGCCCGGACGGCGTGGTCGTCGTGCTCGACCGTCCGATCAGCCCGGGGAACGTGGGCTCGCTGCTGCGCTCGGCCGACGCGCTGGGCGCGGACGGCGTGGTCGTCGCGGGCCGGGCCGCCGACCTCTACGACCCGAAGACGGTCCGGGCCAGCCGCGGGTCGCTGTTCGCGGTCCCGGCGGTCCGGGCGGAAACCCCGGCCGCGGTGCTGGACTGGCTGCGGGCGACCGGCACGATGACGCTGGTCGGGACGAGCGAGGACGCGGTCACCGACATCTGGGACCACGACTTCACCGGGCCGACCGCGATCGTGGTCGGCAACGAGACCAGCGGGATGAGCAGCTTCTGGGCGCAGAACTGCGACGCCGTCATCCGCATCCCGATGGTCGGGTCGGCGAGCTCGTTCAACGCGACCGTCGCCGCATCGATCACGCTGTACGAGATCACCCGCCAGCGCGCGTGA
- a CDS encoding phytanoyl-CoA dioxygenase: MLTAEHIESFVADGFVRVPNAFSAELAAECRDLLWKQLDMDPDDRSTWTREVIRLGVRTDEAFVRSANTPVLTEAYDQLVGPGRWRPLDAIGTFPVRFPADRAPEQAEDYGWHIDASFLSPEGEAAIGAGDWEGELALVPPDYDKIFRCNVTSRGRGLLVLLLYSDTGERDAPTLIRSGSHLDVPPLLEPYGPEGTYLDCGSVGADRPYALATGRAGDAYLCHPFLVHTPITNTGTAPRFMAQPSLQLAGEFDLDRADGRYVPVARAIRAGLGRG, encoded by the coding sequence ATGCTGACCGCCGAGCACATCGAGAGCTTCGTCGCCGACGGGTTCGTCCGGGTGCCGAACGCGTTTTCCGCCGAGCTCGCCGCCGAGTGCCGCGATCTGCTCTGGAAGCAGCTGGACATGGACCCCGACGACCGGTCGACCTGGACCAGGGAGGTCATCCGGCTCGGCGTGCGCACCGACGAGGCGTTCGTGCGAAGCGCCAACACCCCGGTGCTGACCGAGGCGTACGACCAGCTCGTCGGCCCGGGACGGTGGCGGCCGCTGGACGCGATCGGGACCTTCCCGGTGCGCTTCCCGGCCGACCGGGCGCCCGAGCAGGCGGAGGACTACGGCTGGCACATCGACGCCAGCTTCCTCAGCCCGGAGGGCGAGGCCGCGATCGGCGCCGGCGACTGGGAGGGCGAGCTCGCGCTCGTCCCGCCGGACTACGACAAGATCTTCCGCTGCAACGTGACCTCCCGCGGGCGAGGACTGCTGGTGCTGCTGCTCTACTCCGACACCGGCGAGCGGGACGCGCCCACGCTGATCAGGTCCGGCTCGCACCTGGACGTACCGCCGCTGCTCGAGCCCTACGGCCCCGAGGGCACCTACCTCGACTGCGGCAGCGTGGGGGCGGACCGGCCGTACGCCCTGGCCACCGGCCGGGCCGGCGACGCCTACCTGTGCCACCCGTTCCTGGTGCACACCCCGATCACCAACACCGGCACCGCTCCCCGGTTCATGGCACAGCCGTCGTTGCAACTGGCCGGCGAGTTCGACCTGGACCGCGCGGACGGCCGGTACGTCCCGGTCGCGCGGGCGATCAGGGCGGGACTCGGTCGTGGATAG